In Oryzias latipes chromosome 19, ASM223467v1, the genomic stretch gttattttactttcattcaaattaattcaattaagtaggtgtaacttgggtgctgctgttagagcggcaccgcaagggattgtgggataccatttcctttgcctgtctggatggattttggtttaagtgtggctttttgaccaaatgtgtttagttgtttagctgttttactgtgttttgccatgttctgccgagttattttgtcctactttgctcaagtctctgcaccatgagtgagagtgaaggagaagatGATGATTTTATCTAGCACACATACCAATCAGAATTTTAATGATaatgatggaaaattctttaatggaTTTAtgcaaaatgtgcatttttttcccgtcctttttattgtaataaaaattagcatatctgcaggctcatacttagacatatgagagatcaagaagtataattaattaagatggaaaaatattaattgaattggagtaatatgacatttagttagataaatacataaatttgagttgtataaaaaTTACTAGGGATGGGAatcgaagccccatgaagctctcATGGGGCTTCGTGTAAATGtgccagaaaaatgaatgaagcatttggggcttcgaaaccacacagaacagcggcatctggtggcagaCAGGACATATATCATCTACTCCACTAAGTTCCTtgcccttgtaacacttcagtgtggaaataaaacaaagacaatgtttgaagatttgtgagaagtgcttgtgtTACATTGTGAATGCCATGTATAAAGTGAGAATGAGTGATTGTGAACCAGGGTCTAACATGACTGGGTGGGATACAtgttatagatttttatttaaaaacagaattttctccaCTGTGCTGGGCTTCAGCCTGTTTCGTCTTTGGCTGACGATTTCGCCAGCCTTGGAGAAGATCCTCTCACAAGGCACAGATGAAGCTGGTGTGCATAAAAACTTCATTGCCAGCTTGTAGAGATGTGGGTATAAAACCTTGTGGGTAACCCAGTATCTCAGTGGGTCCTGAGTCCTTGGGATGTGAGGTTCCTTTAAGTACCTAGAAGGACATTAATAGCCTATTGTCATGCACCAGTCtaaaatgagcagaagttatGATGAGGATTCTAATCTTTACTGTACCTCTGAACCTCCACTGTTGCACTGGCAGTTGTGCTGGTCACCTGCTGTTGAACCCCCACATGCCTGTCCAGCAGGGCCCAGAGACCACCATCTTCCTGCTGACTTGAAAGACCTTCTCTAGGTGGCGACTGTGGCTGTGCCTCTGGAAGTAGCGCCTGCATTGTTGCAGCACACTCTTTAGTGAGTCGCTCTATGGCCGTGTGGGcagtagagccctgcgcgggactattttcttcatcccgctcccgcccgcgcccgctgaatttctgaccaatcccgcccgctcccgcaacgtatgcgttacactcccgcccgcacccccaatatgtatgtccactcccgcccgcacccgcaaaactcatagaattaagtcccgcacagtaatagagatgcattgattttgtatcgtctcccgtcccgcaggaaaaaaacacgtattttgtTTTGATGATATTAAAGTTTAATTAAGAGATTcgtgtccctcctccagcctcatattttcatgcattcctcttttttgaaatttgcaacttaattattaaatatatttttacaaattatgttcggttaaaagtgtgcgtgtgtccgcgcgcagacagacggcctgaagcgcgctgaaccagctggtaaagatgcaggtcaaagtcatttgaatttatggaggaaaaaaacattaatggttcaacagagctgaaaatctatgaattaattttttcctgacagaaaaatacttttagcttcagccttttccagttttgctGATTCGCAGATCTGAGAACCATGCGTGACTCACGATGAACCGCGTTTGaagttcttttctgcttcatccattgacatcatgtccctgCCAGGTAACCTGCTCCATCCTTATCCGCGCAGTGTTGCCGGATAGattgacagctctttcatccgTGTGCTGCGCTATCTACCCTGACTATCGTGTTaacctatgatgaccgtattttgcgctctctctGTAGAATACACTGGGAGCGCGGGGAAAAACAACTGCCAGCTACAGAGTATATGAACAGGtaaagaggaaaagcaggtaaagaggcggaggaggggctttggcttcaaactctgtcagagagatggaaacacgggcgtcagattcagacgcagctttccctgcgggagttgaagcagagactttcgctgggatgattttataaacccaaacatggaaacatgattaccatgtagaactcttcaaaattataaacctgatctctccacattctccgtgtctatCATGCATTTatgcacacatcgctccatgcagcgatcagaccagaacctctAGCTGGTAGCTCCGCCTACACGTGaccgcggtatcaggctttaaagaacacactaagaggcggggcggggcgctgcacacccccaacaacaggttagatgacagaggccattgggcgtctctacctggtgcgttcacggagcttcagtacataagaatccaacagccgctcagcctaacgtagtctgctaatatatattcacgagatattcatggcagcactgatcccgcagggttttttttctgccgcccgctcccgcccgcagcacaattcaaaccgcccaatcccgcgagatttgggttgggtcccgcgggacccggcgggacccaatcccaatgcagccctctagtggGCAGAGCCTTGGCTGCAGAACCCCAGCTCTTTAAACCTTGGGTCCAACAAGGTTGCCATTGACAGAGCAGTGACCTTCTCCAGAGCTGAAAACCTCTCATGGAGATTGTTCTTCAAGTTAGTGGCCAGTTTTTCACCAAGTGGGTGTGTGATCTGACCACACCTGCTTGAGATGTAATGTTTCAGCATTTTGACCATGGGAATGACTTTGGATGCtgacactcgtttttctgtcgaAAGCTCAACTGTGGCCTCTTGAAACGGTGAAAGAATGCTCAAGCAGTGGTGTATGGCCTGGTAGTCCTCTGAGGTGAGTGGAGGAAGGTCTGTATGGAGGGTGGCCAGAGCTGCCCCCAGTGGCTCTCTCTCCTTAATCAACCTTTCCAACATATTAAATGTGCTGTTCCATCTTGTTTCCACCTAAGATAAGACAGCAAGCACATTTTAAAGGAGAGAAGAAAGTAACACAataaacaactgcaaaaacatgtaaaatcttagatttaaaaaaaagaaaatgtttcacctcttGTATTAATTTGTGCTCTGGCCTGGCCAGCTGTCGCTGCATCCCTGACAGCTTCTCCTTCGCTGTGgtgctggatttaaaaagacCGACAATCCTACGCCCCTTACTTCGGATATCCTCTAGTTCAGGGGTTTGGGCAAGGGACTTTTTCACCACCAAATTAAGCATATGTGCAAAACACATTATGTGCCGAAGCAGTAATATATTAGCACATGCAACCATGTTGGGAGCACAGTCTGTAACCAGGCCTGTCACCTGGAAGAAAGATTACATGTTCACAAATCATGTATATTAGGTATTGGGAGGCCATATTGATGAATGATTTTCTACTTTATTGATCTGGCTCGCACCTTCCCTTTAATTCCCCATTCTTCCATGAGAAGATTTTTGGCCTCA encodes the following:
- the LOC110014495 gene encoding zinc finger BED domain-containing protein 4-like; this translates as MIVMDAQPFSIVEDKGFKAFVNLLDPSYIIPNRKALRTMVEEKYKAKKEKALDVVSRASAVSLTADMWTSINMDAYLAVTCHFITEEVELASVVLGVLKFPQTHTAAHLAEAKNLLMEEWGIKGKVTGLVTDCAPNMVACANILLLRHIMCFAHMLNLVVKKSLAQTPELEDIRSKGRRIVGLFKSSTTAKEKLSGMQRQLARPEHKLIQEVETRWNSTFNMLERLIKEREPLGAALATLHTDLPPLTSEDYQAIHHCLSILSPFQEATVELSTEKRVSASKVIPMVKMLKHYISSRCGQITHPLGEKLATNLKNNLHERFSALEKVTALSMATLLDPRFKELGFCSQGSAH